Sequence from the Metopolophium dirhodum isolate CAU chromosome 2, ASM1992520v1, whole genome shotgun sequence genome:
AGAAATGTAGAGTTAGAacaaaatattcgaataaataattgtaatttcgTAATTCTTGGttcgtatataattaattatagacaTTATACGTGTATATAGCGGGATTAGTCGATCATGTATATgttgatataactatataaggatgacaaaatgaaaaatatatgtttcaatAACAAAGGTATTAAGTAGACATTCATAACTTTGTTTAAACTGTTTCACACTTTAGCGTGGATATCTAATATTGTTTAAAGTTCATTAATGAATCAAATGGATTTCATACAGCCTACTCTTGTtcactaaaaatatgtatatgacGACTACACATTGACAATCCTCGTAGAAGCTCAGATCTGTCAGTAATTGATTGTCGCTGCTGTTACAGTTATGGAATatctatatagtaggtactgaTATGAACTGatcacttaatatttaatattttgacgtctcaataaatagtaaattcgACTAAGTTGACAAGTTCAAAACCTGagtaatattttgtcatttttatcaACCGCACATCGAtacctttaaatattattgtcttatcatttttaattaggtgCTATTAGGACGTCATTATAGGACATAGGCAGTGGCGTGGTTAACGGTAATTTCAGAGGCAATTTCCTCTGAGATTTTCCTTATATAGAGGGGTGGGTGGTAGCCGGTGGGCCCCcaagtaaatgtaatatgatatactcaataggtagttaaaaacgATCTgaaatttaattagttatattatatataaatacattattatgcatttagttttagttcgccacgccactggaCATAggcacaaatatatataataactagataCCCCTTCTTCTTATCAATGACGCTGGCAGCCATTTACAACTTGGGCAAtgtttacttattgttataaaggtaatatgataataaacaacaacattttatatttaacaagcCCGTTGCCAATCAAAAcgattaaaaaatgataaaaatttgtAAGCATTGCCCAAGTGACAAATGGCGTTGGGCATCATAATTCAATAATGTTGTTGTATATGGAGTCGGCtatctagttattatatatatctgtggacataggtaatatttatcatCAGACCATCTGAGAAATTATCTGTTGTGTTTCACTCGTCTTGACACCGTATTGCGTATCCGTGAAACAATAATGCGATATGTTTATACGATAATGAGTTTTTTCAGATCCCAACGAgaatatattttcgaaaatgCCCATTGTaaaaatttaggtaggtacttacgtcTAATTTTTAGTAAGTTTCCGTTGAAATTATACGTACGATTTCGCAATACTTATAACGAGCCTTCGCGtgcaactaaataatataatacatgtaataatatacaagtgtcggtaaaaaaatattgaaattttgaatttttttatctcATCGTCAAATCCTTTTGTGTTTACCAAACCGACTCgtcttgtatatatattaatacaaaagccactattataataatatataatatagacgccGTTCACAAACATCCGCTTTAGACTTATCCAACACGCTATAATGCGTTATTATATTTAGAACCTTTGTGTGGCGACGAGTCGGCCGTTCGTATAATTAATTCTCTGTCGACACATCCACCGCAGTCGCCCCTTACACTTTTCCACaaaaatggtaggtatatataggttgGTAGGTCGGTTGgttgataggtaggtaggtggcGGTGACGGCAGTGGCTTACACAACCACACCGTAAACAACACACACAGGCGTGTTCACCACAACCAAAAACACTTCCGCGATGTGTGCATAATGTATATGTGTAGAGAAATAATCATTAACTGTCagtgaagaaaaaaaacaatgcgtagttctatatattattattattattattattacattataacaataataatacgtaaaaaacaATCAACCGTGTGTGgctacaaaaaagtcaaataataataatattaacttccaaaatcgattttaccctgaaaatataaataacgctTCGATTTGTAACGAATTATTTAGGCAATACCTATCAGCTACCGAGGctgttattatgtaatatacattttataatttatatgatgcCTATATAAGACTCAagtgcataatttaaaatagtatagtaATTTCAAAATTCACCTTTATATAATGAAGATTATTACAGCAATATTAACGATTAATATATTAACGTCGTAAATtgacgttattatttttatctcaatTTTCTTTTTGACCCATAGgattgtacaaaaaatattcgacgacattttaatatacattatccGACATGAGTGATTTCCTCAGACATTTTGTGATGTTGTTTTTATGATActgtgtaaaaatgtattaaaaaaaatctaaaacacgTTATCGaggagaaaaaaatgtttttgtgacTCGCGTATTATTACATGACTGAcagtttaatattctgatttttaatttttttttttttttgataaattaatcccgcacatttcttttaaaaatattaaaaaccatttatagAAATAACTAAATTACAACACGTTATACGCTCGTACAACCTGATATAAATACACGGGAAAAATTATTTACCTTGTGTGCAAATCATTTAAGCATGAACTTTGAGCATTGTGATAAGCAGCGTACTTATAATATCagtttagtttaataaatatttgtgtctttgttgtttaaaactattcttaCTAAAAAGTTTAGGTCTACCAGAAAGTTTATAGTATTAAATCTACACATGTTATCCATAGAGACTTTTGGAATACTtagaatttgataattttaataaacctaaatacgtaatattttattatttataatttaatattttaattaaaacgtacctaactcatattattatattattatttatggaatgtataaaaacaaataaaattaaactgaaATTTCTTATCATCACCactcattgtaaaaaaaaataaaatatgtcctGCAAAcgagtttattataaaaaatctactgtataggtacttaggtacaaaaggatgtaattaaaaattcatggTCGCTGACCAACCCCTACTTTCTTATTCTGTAAACGTTTGTCGTCGTAGGTATGTATCGTTATACTCATAGatattatagacatatagtaatatagtattatattatatattatatatcttatatacctacctattatagcaATATAGCCATCGTACTACCGCAATGGTGACTGTCAGTGAAGGAACGTCTCAGATCAAGGagactatatataggtacatagcaCAGTATCGAAAGGTTATGTAGCTAATATAGCTTCACCGGAatcgtatatatacctatgtaatatactaatatatatatatatatatctataattgttttcaatttctCTACGACCATATTTACTGATTTCCACAACAGACGAGTAATTGCAGGTCGGTTAACATCGGTGTAGCAGACGTTCAATCACGGAATTTTCGTCATTGATTTCTTCTTACACCAATCGTAGCTCGTAGGTACTAAGTGTAAGTCTGCAActagtaattattatagctCCTAATTGAATATAGGAAAACTATAAACCATAAGGAGTACCTACTAAAAGGAAACCAATTTTATCATAGGTGCAACTAAGGGCCATTAACTAAGTGCTAGCAGGCAAATAAGGGAGTTTTAGCATCCTCGCAAGTACGAAATTTAATTagatttgtaaattgtattcttCCATCTGTCCGCATGAACACAAACATTATTGTATAGTGctttgaaatgttttaattataatttagaaaatcgtatatttaataataaataataagtaatgttattgttttctaattttatacttataagtagTCTGAATTGGAATTAGTAggtacaactattataatttataactaattattatattatatgtgagtaattactaattatattatattatgcaaacacaaatttataatatcgtattttgGTATAACTCTGTAAGTTATCTACTGCAATTTTAGTATGGTTAGCGTGTAAGGTTTGTGAAACCATATAGGACGCGCTACTGCAGTTATATGGATCTGAAACCttgaaatctatataatattatacacgaaatttaaaaattcaaacgacAAATTATGCCAAATAATACTGCAATACCTACGAGCATTAACATTACGGTGTATTTTAAACTTCGTACAATAATACGATATGTATACGTGATACGATACTTGaggtaatatataagtatacatgtatgtataatatcgttGGCAGCAAAGCGATaaattacgtattataataacaatccaTAGAAAAGATTTCGATCGAAATTCTAATCAATGAGTTTTCTCGCTCGTTCTTTTgtagactatatatatatatatacgacgtatatacgtactatatataatattatgtaggtgagtacaatattgtacaaagGCACCTCTGCCCTCCGAATCGCTATATGTTCTATCGCATTTTCCGAATACACTGTTATATTCTCCTTGGCTATCGGACCCGAATCATGACCGCGGGGGCGATATTATGGACGTGTGTTTGGGTATAATACGCTCGCGGCGCATTCGTTTTGTTTGCCATCTCTGTGCGGCGGTGGTGTATTCGGTCTGCGGGCGCACGCGCGAGCACATCCATCAACCCCGTTCCGTGTGTATTTTTATCCAGTTTTTGTGCGCCTGCAGTATAACGCAGTTACCCTTTTTACcgcacatatataataatatataggtctgtatattttttttcaaatacaaccCCCTCATCTTCCCCCCCCCACCCGCCCCACCCACGAAACCGAAAAGTGGACCGCCGCGGAGAACGATAGCGACGCGGAGCGGAAGACGGACGGACGGAAGGGTGGCCCGCGAAAGAGTAATGGATGCGCGGCTGCGGTTGTTTGCTTTTTGAACgagcgacggcggcggcggtcgagTTTATCTATAAACCGGCAACAATAAATCGCGTGGCGGTGGCGTCCCTCGTCGTAAATTAGAGACCGCGGCTGCACGGTCGTGTCCAAAGTTTGATAACGTTTTGATAACACAATTATTCGAATACGCGGCTGCAGCGTGTACATTGCACAGCGAGGGAATCGATATCTCTGCGTATATGTaagctataatatactatatatatatataaatattaggagGAGCTGATGCTGCTgccaactatatatatatatatgtaagtatatataatatatatatgtgtgagTGTGAGTGGGTGCGCGTGTGTATACAACAATAACAGcagtatacgtatacctattatacagagGAAAAATAGAGATATCGCTCGACTAATGGTACGACGTCGATCGAGCGATGTGTATACGAGCAATATATGTATTGAATACATATGACGTACGTGTATTTTCGATATTGAATTTTTGAAGCTGTATTACATCATATGtatgtgtaggtactatatattgtatagtatatacaccgTGCGATCTGCTCgtgtaataaattatgtcatatatatataatatacacaatgtgGTTATAGCTATATATAGGTGCAGGCGGTGGCGAGTTCACGATGGGAGGCTTGGTGTTCGGTAGCTTAtcggattaatataatatcacgtatTTGATAATAACTcgttatacgtaggtattacctaatataataggtataataggacGGGCGGACTCAAGCTACTGAAGCTGTCGATGACCAGACTCTTTGAGCGCCCGCGGAAAGGCGGGAGACGTATGGAGAGGGATAAAGTTGAAGAACCACTGCCTCTTAGAACCTTAAAAacttagataggtatattatactattctaaAGATATAACTTTCATGTTTatggttaatttttaaaaattaataataggtagctATTACTTGGTAGCTACCTATACGACCTACCTACCAACTTACTAGACTCTGACAATATACCTTTATTtgatagatatttaatattatgtaatattgtgttTCTATGATTTAACATCATAGAATTgtgaaatacaaattaatttaaaaacaaaaaaaaaaatgatatttttacacagacctaaataatttttaatacattttaatagcgGTTGTATCTATGTCTATTCGAAGAGAGGCCTTTATGAAGATCATAAATTTCTATATAGGAATAAGTACATGGGCAAatggtaataatttatcatacccGAAGTcggaaaaatataagttataacttgtgCTGCTTCTGGATGCCAAAATcctaaatacaatatttcaatgtgtatgtaggtgtatataaatccACCCTCACTGTAGTGAAAAGGAAACGACTCACTAAGTAAGCACAAACACCCCTGTCCCATATACATGGAATTCAGTTATTTAAGTATTGCacatttatgttttgtgttataaattaaactttctACAGTTTTACCAGTTtttcataaaacattaaatatatacagcaggtcctaataaataataatttaataagtatataggCACCCAATACACTAATTTCAATGGGTTGCCTTGGAACAACTTCACGtgaacaaataatttttgatcATTCGTGCCAGTATGTACGTAATgtacgtttaataataataacgtgtcgACGTTGTGGAATAGTGCGTTTGCCAGATTTAGAACTTGTGAAAGtgaaactaaaattgtatatgaagggctcgttattattattttttttttttaatattctataagTAGCCAGTAGGTGTGCACAATACGTTGAGTTCTACATTATTCTTTGACATTCATAACATCTTCTCCCGACTCCCGTATTCCAcactatcataattatattttattgtaggcAGTATCCACGATATAGAGAAGATTATGATATCTACTCTACATCGTGGTAGTACGTCCTATCGTATTattagtattacctatattattattatggtggaATAAAATTGGTGCCGTCACTGTTATATTGTGTTGTACGGTAAATATTGCGGTGCATGGTCACACTGTAAGAGAAATCGATAGTCGACGTAACCGGGCGGTGCCGCTTGTACGGAATTCCGGATAGCCACTGACACAGATAACCTTATCGTCCCGATTCGTACGGTCCTTACTCCTTAAACACGTGTTAAaagcttacaatttttttcttactgTTTTTGGTTATaactttaatacattattttataaaaacagttCTTTCATCGAAGCGGTCAGTGATAATATGTTGATTCGGAAAGCATGAAATTGAATCACTTTCAGAAAGTCTTCATTGGATGGTAAgtcgtttatactttatttaacaTTACCTAAGTACCtgaatatagtattaaattatattattattatcatggtctataatcatattattgtataggtagttcGATTATGTACACATATtgcattgtatttataaaataagttaattatgTGGGATGTGATTGTCTTTCGcacatatttttaatcaattttgaataatacgATTGTTATCAATATCAAAGTTAAGATACAGTGATaacataagaatattatattgatatacatacttataaccCACACAAAttctaattaaatatgaattatttcttaatttttaatagttaatttatataattacatctTGGATCAtttacctactggctactatgtGTAAAAcagtttattcatttataaaattcCAAACTCTATTTGTAAACCTATGTTTTTAATAGCAAACTATTATTTcacctaattttattatatttatgcgggtataaataaaataaaaaaataatctaaagtgggttatttattttaatttcaagataatattgtattacttactgaaattaataaaaacgtgATTGGCTTATGTTAATAGTAACAAGTAATGATgctaaaaatgtagaaaatattaattaaaacaaaaatatgaataatattttaaagtaaattacattcaacattacattttaaaatctataaaataaaattctgtaATAATTGCTGTGCTCGgtcatttttattagtatagaaaaaatataccatTGTGTTAGATTGCCTCTTATTCATTatggtacctattaattaaaacttaaactgTTAGATaccacaatattttattgtgacaattgtacctataccctctttatttaatcaaatataatattaaatcattaatgTTGTggaagttatatatttttttttttctaggtcAATTGTTATTACTGGTGGTCTTTATTCATTTGTCCTATCAAAGCGATATGTCGATTCCAAACGTTATGATAGTATGAAAGCTAGAGAACGTATACGACTATCAAATATAGGAGAATACGATCCGAGTTCGAGGAAATTCTAAttacatttttctgaaaaaatacctatacaatcaTGGCTGGAACACAAGTACAAATACCACAGAACCTCACTACCTTGCAACAAGTAGAATTAGACATGATGGCTGATATGTATGGTCGTATGACCGAAACATGCCGAAAGAAATGTGTCAAGCCAGAACATAAGGCGGGTGAACTGAATAAAGGAGAAAGTGTATGTTTGGATCGATGCATTGTCAAATATTTCCAAATGCATGAAAATGTCGGCAAAAATTTAAGACTTGATTTTAAtgccaaataattatatacatagtacTATTTTTAGTGAAGCTCATactattatggaaaaaaaaatgtatttaaatttcttaagtATAAGATCTAATTGATTGTAAGTCAGATTGAATAGTTGAGCtagattaaattgtttattttatattgttctaaactggttaacataataaatgtagATATCTAATAGAgtcttagatattatattagtattcaaaTTATCTATGAGTTATAATAAAGGGATAAActtaacaatatattgttatttattttagtgtaaaataattactatctaattaaatttttatgtaattattattactgcttttttaattacttaaaacaTCTAACGATGAAGAATGTTGGTAAATGTGTCTTGTGTACAAATGAATGTCATAAAATGTAAACTTCTGTTTGCTTCTATAGAATCACAATACACAAATTGTATTGTGACAAACTTCCGCTTACAATTGTGTCTGTGGATTTGGAAGGCTCACTAATGACATaggttaaaattatatgtattatactggtagaatcaaatattcattattatgtttaataatggTACTTTGACAAAATGGAAATACAATTTGGTCACATTAACATATGCATTATTCAAGTTTTGGTATGATAACAAGTAAAGTAAACGCATGTTACTGTCTTTAGTCTGAACTACTTGTGTTTCAATCTAACTTACAAatagtgaataaataaaaactttacatTGCTTCAGAAATCAAATAATGTTTAGTCATTGGTGTTATGAGGATGTATTACACttacatgtgttgtctctgtcttactaaTGCATAACAGCAAACTTTAAGTTCAAGAATAATCAATGACATGACTAAAATATGACATAATTTACTCAGTCATTTTAAACATACAAGTGAAATGacctattgtaaaatgtaaaagtaaGAATATCACTTCTAAGAGAAGAATATTAAGTGCTAGTATCTCATAATAAGATGTGTCTATAAGGATTCTaaaatgtaccctatcaattAAGTACACTATCGAATATCATAATAGtaacattgaattaaaaaaaaatatgaagataaaattacatattttgtaaattttataaatgtcatgcTAATTTTTCAGAATTTGTAATGTTGGTCttttcctaaattataataagatattaaaattatatattttaacaattattagtatttaggtaatacatattccAAGATTCAAATTgcaaacttaataaaataaaaacaaacttgcaaaatcgtataaaaaaaaaatacttcaaatgtaatataatatgtaaacatgaATTATACTACTTAGGTGTTAAGCACATAccaattagtaattaaaaataatttgttcatgtttacagtactatttttatttacaagtaaaatgctcagttttttttttttgcttgctGTATTTCATTAACCTTTCAAAATTATATGACAATTTTCACAATTGACCCATCTATTTAtctaaagattataaaatatatcatcagtATTAACTCACTTAAGTTGtgctttgtttttaaaaaaaattactagttttgggatatattttgaatactatgGCAATAAAGGacgaaagtattttataattatcattcgAAACGTATAGCCGAGCTCGAAAAACTTTTTTTAGGCAGTATAAACACTTGTCAAACGCAATCCCTAGAGAAACGTTAAAAGTTTAGTCCCTTCGCCGTCCCAGTCACTTACTTTTAGACATCGAAGTcaccgttattttttttttttaaacgttttctcTAAACATCGGTCCCCAGCCCGTCCACCACCAACGCGCTTCCATTTTGGTCAATTTACCCGGACAGTAGGTCCTATTCTTCTTATTCGGGGTTGATTTAttctacgtttttttttttttttattagatagcAAAAAATTCTGAACTACATTAAAGTTTCGAAGTTtagctctaaaaaaaaaaaaaacacccaatTGCTACATGTACCGCCATGTATCTGCCTGTCTGTTATTGTTCTTTAAAGAATAATCAAAATCGACCGACCGTTTAGAATTATTACGGCAGTATAATCTGCTGCTTTTTTCCATtctgtttaattaaaattatggtCCGAATTCGAATCGTTATTAGTTCgccgtgcgtataataatataatgtaaactaTAAAAGTCGTtgcgtttaaatacaattacttCGCGTAACAGACATTTCCCTAATGACCTAAGacattaatttcttatttaagaCGTACGTTACcctccagaaaaaaaaaaagatatatatatatatatttagaaagagAGAAGTATAAGAAGAAAGTTCACTCCTTTTTCgcataataaaatgttcattaaGATGCTAATGAAtggatgaaaataattaaattcagcaggaacaaaataaatatatatatatagtaagtacctatggggtatgaagtatataatagtaggtttgtattcataaaatgtattatacatagtcATACTTCGTCTTGTACTTACCGGCGcgttctttttaatttttatgatgttattattttcgAGGAAACTGCGCTTCAAACAAAGTTTGATGGAGAGCgtctatattattgttgtgtaagtataggtagggatatgataaaaataaaaactaaaattgttactaCCTATCCGatgacctatattattatttttgttgtttattaaatactcaCCCTAATACGTAAATGATTGCATTTTGTAACAAAgcgtgatattatatattttttttttaattgaactcAAGTCTATCAGctactatggccattagctattgtagGGGTTATGATCTGTGGTTGGTAAGGTTGGTATACGGTAAAGTGTTGTAACGGTACGTAAGCAACACGTGTGCCGTGTGGTAAGGTTTTAACTTCTACGAACACCCGAGTGGtccattggcgcaactagggagGGAGGTGCTCTGGGTCCTTAGCACCCCCTAAAAAATCGTTAGGTGTTAGGTCCCATTGAGTCACAAAAAAACCTGGAGCTTAAGCACCCCCTAGTTCAAATGACTAGTTGCGCCAAT
This genomic interval carries:
- the LOC132939933 gene encoding uncharacterized protein LOC132939933, with amino-acid sequence MKLNHFQKVFIGWSIVITGGLYSFVLSKRYVDSKRYDSMKARERIRLSNIGEYDPSSRKF
- the LOC132939931 gene encoding mitochondrial import inner membrane translocase subunit Tim10, with product MAGTQVQIPQNLTTLQQVELDMMADMYGRMTETCRKKCVKPEHKAGELNKGESVCLDRCIVKYFQMHENVGKNLRLDFNAK